The sequence ATGGCTTTATTACCCCGCAGATGGCGACGGATTTAGGCACGATATCCGAAGGGGTTATTTCCACGCTGATGATGCATTCCGCATTCAAGGCGGCCAAGGATATAACCGGCAGCGATCATGTGCTCGACAATATGTCCACCTATTTTGTGCGGCCGGTCCAGATTGAGGACTCCGTTATCGTGACGCCAAGGCTGCTCGAGAGCAGCCGCCGGACCTGCAAGCTGGAAATCGAGATCACCCACCACGACACTCTGGTCGCCAAATCCGTTCTGATGCTGCAATCGATCGATCATGGATAGCCCTGCTGCGGAATTCCTCCGCCGGACCGGGACATTTAAGGACTTCGTCTTACTTAAGACGGAGTCCTTTTTTTGAAATATAAGACTTGATAAGCTTCGCGCCTATCGTTTGGCCTTATATTTCTGCGAATCCTTCCACAACCCTCCAAAGGATTAGTAGCAAGGTGTCTCTTGGGAGGATACCGTTGCTCCGAAAGTTGTCATTTTCTGCATTATTATTGCCAACGTAAGAAAGTTTATCTTAGAATTGGAACAAGCTAAAACGGTTTTCAGAAATTTTCCGATCAGCTTTCCCTTCTCCATGAGAACAACCTATTCGTTGCCGATTTCGGTTATCCGAAAACGTAAGATATGGAACGGCCCATATTTAATTAACGGAAGGGATGAAGAAATGAAAAGAATCATGATTCACGCTTACACGAAGTTAAATTTGGGCGATGATCTCTTTATCAAGGTGCTCTGCGAGAGATATCCGGATACCCGCTTTATTCTACCCGCCCGGAAGGAGTACAAGCAGTGCCTGGCCTCGCTGCCCAACCTTTCCGTGTACCCGATTGAATCGGTTTGGGTTCGCGGTGTCCGAAAGCTTTTGAAGAAATTGGATGATGTTGATCTTCAAAAAATCCTTCTGAAGAGGCTTGCCGGACGCTGTGACGGAGTCGTCCAGGTTGGCGGTTCCATGTATATGCAGGGGGAAAGCTGGAAAAGAGATTACTCATGGAAGCTGGATGTTTTTGATACGAAAAAACCGTTTTACGTCCTTGGTGCCAATTTTGGCCCCTATAAGGATGACCTGTTCTACGAAAAGTACAGAGAGCTGTTCTCCACATATACCGATATCTGCTTCCGGGACCAATACTCTCACGAACTGTATAAGGATCTGGGCAATGTGAGACTGGCGCCGGATATTATCTTTCAGCATCCGCAAGAGGCTCATCCGGAGAGCGGGAAGCATATCGTCATTTCCGTCATCAAACCCTCGGCCCGCGATAGCCTTAAAGATCTGGACTCAATGTACTACAACAAAATCAAAGATATCGCCGTTGCCTTTATTCAGGAAGGGCATGAGGTGAAGCTAATGTCTTTTTGCAAACATGAAGGGGACGAGGACGCGGCGAGCGCCATCCTTTCCTTAATTCCGCAGCCTTATGCGGATCACGCTTCCCTGTATTTTTACAAGACGAATCTGGAAGAAGCCATTGGCATATTAGCCTCCTCCAGTATGATTATCGCGACACGTTTCCATGCCATGATTCTCGGCTGGGTATTCGGCAAACCGGTGTTTCCAGTCGCCTACAGCGATAAGACCATCAATGTCATGAACGACGCCCATTTTACGGGAGCCTATGCCGATCTCAAAACAATGGAATCGCTGGAGCCTGAATCGGTCGTCCGCAGCTTTGACACGAACCGGCTGAATGTTTCCGTTCTCGCCAGACAGGCAGAGAAGCATTTTGAAAAGTTGGATCACTATTTGGGGAAAAGCAAAAATGCGGAAGAAGCGGCGGCTATTACCCCAGCCGTTTTCGCAAGGAGGGGCCATGAAAGCTAAACGGAGCATTCTTAACCTCGTCTTCGGCTTGGGCAGCCAGCTGATCACCATCGTGCTGAGCATCTTCATTCCCCGGCTGATTATGATCAATTACGGGTCGGAGGCTAACGGTCTTGTGTCATCCGTCGTCCAGATCATTGCCTACCTGGCACTGCTGGAAGCGGGAGTAGGCGCGGCTTCGCTTCAGGCGCTGTACAAGCCGATCGCGCAGAACAACCGGGAAAGCGTCAATTCCATCCTGTCCGCCACCGCGATGTATTACAAAAAAACGGGCTTTTACTATCTGCTCTCCGTCATCGCCATTGCGGCGATTTATCCGTTCGCAGTGAAGTCGGAGCTAGGCATGTGGCAGGTCATGGGCATTGTCCTGTTCAACGGCCTCGGCGGCGCCATCAATTATTACTATCAGGGAAAATTCAGGGTGTACCTGCAGGCTGAAGGCAAAAGCTATGTGGATACCTCCGTCGTCACGATCGGGAATATCATCAACAACCTGGTGCGAATTGTGCTGCTGCTGCAAAGCGTGGATATCGTGCTCGTGCAGGCCTCCTATTTTGCCGTGACGCTGCTTCAGATGGTTGCCTTCCATATCTACAAGAACCGGCATTATAAATGGCTGGATTTTAATAAGGAGCCCGATCTTGCGGCCATTAACCAGAAAAATTTCGTGCTCGTCCATGAGCTGTCCTATATGATATTCCGGAACACCGATGTGCTGGTGCTGACCTTTTTCACCAATCTGAAAATCGTCAGCGTATACGTGATGTACAACATGATCTTTACCATCATCGACAATATCGTCAATACGGTCAATACGAGCGTCCGGTTCGCTCTGGGACACAGCTATCATGAGGGCCGGGCGAAATTCATCAAGCTGTACGACGCGTACGAGCTGTATTTCATGGCCTTTGTCTTTTCGCTGATGACCGTCGCTTATATTCTGATTCTGCCGTTTATCACTCTATACACATCCGGCGTCAACGACGTCGATTATGTGCTCTACTGGATCCCGGTCCTGTTCGTGGTACAAAAGCTGCTGATCAACGCGCGTTCATCCGCGAACAATGTCATCAATATCGCCGGACATTTCAAAAATACGCTGACCCGTACGCTGCTCGAATCCGGGATCAATCTGGCCGCTTCGCTGATTCTGGTGCAGTTCCTGGGCATTTACGGCGTGCTGCTGGGTACGGTGGCCGCGCTGCTGTACCGCTCCACGGATATTATTTTGTATGCCAACCGGAGGCTGCTGGAGCGAAGCCCCTGGATTACGTTCCGCAGATGGCTTACGAATATCGCCGTATTTATAGGAATCATTTATCTGAACAATCTTGTAGGCTATTCATTCGACTCCTATCTTTCGGTTATTTTGGGGGCCTTCGTGCTTGGAATCATCATTTTACCGGTCTATATCGCCGTGGCGTCCATTCTGGAACGCGAGGTATTTATGCATAGTCTCAGCCTGTTTAGAGGTCTCGGTGTAAAAATGAGGGCCAAGTTCGTTCCCGGGAAAGTCAAGGTTAGCGGCTGACACTCGGAAAAGAGAATATAGCGGCATTTCAAGTGCGACTGGAGGGATGGAAATGGAACAAGAAGAATACATGAGGCAGGCCAGCCGCAGGTTAATGGACCGGGTGAGTCTGAAGCTTGAGGGAGGTCCGGTTGCGGAAGAGGACTTGCTTGAGAAATGCGCGGCCTATATTCAGCAGGAGCAGCCGGAAGCGAGGGAAGCCTTGACGTCGCTGTCGCAGGTTATCGCCCGCCAGGCTGCGGGTAAGGATGCCTTGGAGGTTCTGCGATTCTACCTGGACAGCCAGTTCGGACTCGGCGATTCGAAAGAAGCCGTCCTGCTGGAGACCAAGCTCGCGGCATTAAGGGACCGCTCGAAGAGCGAAGCCCAGTCCGGCGTGGTTCCCAAAATCAGCGTCATCATTACAACGTATAACCGCAAGGATTTTCTGCGCCAGGCGGTGGAAAGCATACTGGCCCAGGATTATCCGAACAAAGAGATCGTCGTGATTGACGACGCCTCGACGGACGGCACTGAGGTTCTGATGAAGGAGCACTTCGGAGACGAGCCGCGTGTTATTTACATGCGGAATGAGACTAACCGGGGCCCGGGAGCGAACCGGCTTGCGGCATTCACCGCGCACGGGGACGGAGAATACGTTCTCTTCCTGGACGACGACGATTACTTGATCGACAGCGGATATTTCAGCAGGGCTGCGGCCTTTCACGAAAGCCGTCCCGGTCTTTCCTTCGTCGCCGCCAACGTCTTTCTGGAATATTCCGCCTCGCAGCGGCTGAAGCTTCAGGAAATCGGGCTGTCCGAGGTGACCGACCGGCGAACTTATTTTCTGAATTTCGAACGTCCGGGCTATGGGAAGCCGGCTTCTACGCTCACCACCCTCTTTAGACGCGAAGCTCTGATTAATATGGATATTCTGCAAATGAATATGGTGAACGACGCGTCCATCTATCTTCGCTCCCTGCTGGTCGGCGACGCGGGATTCATTGATGCGGTAGTGGGCGTGTACCGGATTCACGGCAATAACATTACGTTCAATCTATCCCGGGATTTTCTGGTGCGGAATCTGGAAGAGAAGCGCAGCATCCGCAACCTGGCGATCGAGCGGTACAGCTATCAGAAGAACGAGATGAACCGCTGGTTCAACAATACCGCTTACGATACGATCGTGTATTACCTATGGAACTCGGCTAAAACGAAAGATGACTTTATGTACATGTACCAATGGATACGCAGCAACTGCCCGGATATCTACGGCAAAATAAAGCAGGAGTTCCGCGTGCGGCTGATTAAAAAGCAGATTCTGCAGGTTCCCTTTATCCGAAAGCTGATTCGCCGGTAACGGAGGAGTAGGGGGAAATAAACAGCCTTCCCGTCCCGAAAGGGAGGAAGGCTGTTTGAGCGTCTTCAAAGCCGGGTACGCCGCTTCAGCATGACCGCCTCACCGCTGCGGCCGGGACTTGCCCAGACCGCTGTAATAGCCGTAGCTGCGCAGTCCGGAAAAGACGTTGAAGGCGCCGAGCACAAGAAACACCGCTTCGACAATGACGCTGACGGTGGAACCCCGAAACAGAAACATCGACATGAGCGCAAGCAGTACGAGCATCGAACCAAGCAAAATATTCATGACCGCCCGCTTCAGTCCCCGTTCTTCGGAGCTTGCGGCGCGGCGGGAAGCGGCGCTGAAATAAGCGGCGCCAAGAACGGAGAGGGTCAGCAGGAGAAACAGCAGATATTTGATAAACAGAATCATGGACGCCTCCTTGCACTCTTCGTCTGCCGCCGGTATGCAGCTGCCTGAAAGACGGCGGTGAAGCGGTTTCTTAAGTTTATTGTAGCACGGTTTTAGGGGCCTGCCCATTCGGTTTTCGAAGATCAGAGCTGCTTGCCCGGCACGATCTCGATCCAAATCTGCAGGACGCCTTCCATGACAAGCATCGTCCTGATGCGGACCGCATACTCCTTGTCGCGTACGAGGTACACCTTGCCGCTGAGCAGAAGACGGGCCATTTTGCTGTCCTCGTCGATCTCGAAGACGCTGCGGCCCCTCATCGGCGCGAGGTCGCCGCTCATTTTGAGGATTATCTCCTTTACGGTTGCCGGTTCCAGCCCGTTTGCGGTTTCCCTTGATCCGCCGCTTTCGGACCGGATTTTGATTTCCTTGATGACCGTCGAGCTGTTTTTGTATTTTTTCAGGGTCAGAATATCATTCTTATACTGCTCCAGCTGTACGCGCAGATCCTGATTATCCAGCCAGAGCGCGTTGAATCCCATATGAAAAATCGTATTGTACACCACGCTGCCGACGATCATCCCCAGCACAAAAATGGCCGACACCTTGGAGAACCGGCGAAACTGCTGAAAGGGCGGAACTCTCATAGCATTACCCCTCGCCGCATACCCATTTGACAAGCTCGCTGCCCATATGCGCTCCGAGGAAAGCAAAGACCAGATATAAAATCTGCTTAATGGCCGGAGACAGATTGCCGCCCAGCATATTGCTCTCGATGACCCGCATCGGATCGATGGTGCCGCCCACGGCGGCGGCCAGCGCCCAGATTTTGATCCGGTCGGCCACATCCAGCATGGTCATCGTCGGCGGCTGGAGCGATACGACCGCCCCGATGCCCCCCAGCATGGCGCCGCCCAGCACGATGCCGAAGGCGATAAAGAAATCGAGGACGGCCTTGCTTAAAAATACGTTCATATTAGTCCTCCTTTGCCGGGACGCGGCCCATATCATGCGCTGTTCGCCTGTCCCTGTGCTCTCCCTTCATTCTATGGGCCTTTCTCCCTTCAATATGATAAAATAGTTGTATTACCGGACAATTTGTCCGGAAGCGGGAAAGGAAGTGGGATCATGAGTCCTTTCGTGCATCTGCATGTGCACAGCGAATACAGTTTATTGGACGGGGCGGCGCGCATTGCCGATCTGGTGCGCCGGGCCGGCGAACACGGCATGAAGTCGCTGGCGCTGACCGATCACGGAGTGATGTACGGGGCGATCCCTTTTTATAAAGCGTGCAAGGAGAACGGCATCAAGCCGATCATCGGCTGCGAGGCCTACCTGACGGCGGGCTCGCGCCGCGAGCGCGGCAGCCGCAAGGATCCGCCGATTTACCATCTTATCCTGCTCGCGAGGAACGAAGAAGGATACCGCAATCTGATGAGACTCGTCTCCATCGGCCAACTGGAAGGCTATCACTACAAGCCAAGAATTGACATGGAAGCCCTTGCCGCGCACGCGGAGGGCCTTATTTGTCTAAGCTCCTGCCTTGGCGGAGAGGTGCCCCAGCATCTGCTTCACGGACGGGACGGCGAGGCGAAGAAGGCGGCGCTGCGGTACAAGGAGATCTTCGGCGAATATTTCTATCTGGAGCTTCAGGATCACGGAATGCCCGAACAAAAAAGAGTGAATCCTAAGCTGATCGCTCTGGCCGAAGAGACGGGCATCCCCCTGGTCGCCACCAATGACGTGCATTACCTGTCCCGGGAGGATTCCGAGGTGCAGGATGTGCTGATCTGCATCGGTACGGGCAAGACGGTGGACGATGAGGAACGGCTGCAAATCGGAACGGACCAGCTCTATTTAAAAAGCGGCGAGGAAATGGCCGCGCTGTTTCCGCATGTGCCGGAGGCGATAGCCAATACCGCTGTCATCGCTGACAAATGCAATCTGGAGCTGGAATTTGGCAGGCATATTCTTCCAGCCTATTCTCCGCTGCCAGGAGGACTGGACGCCGCCGCCTATTTGCGCCGGCTGTGCGAAGCGGGCCTTCAGGAGCGCTACGGGGACACTCCCCGGTGGAGCTCGGATCAGGAGCGCGGACGCGCGGAGGAGCGGCTGGCCTATGAGCTTGGCGTTATTGAGACGATGGGTTTCTCCGATTATTTTCTGATCGTCTGGGATTTTATCGCCTTCTGCCACAAGCAGGGCATTGCGACAGGACCCGGAAGGGGCTCGTCCGCAGGCAGCCTCACTGCTTACTGCCTGCGCATTACCGATGTTGATCCACTGAAGTACAACCTGCTGTTCGAGCGCTTTCTGAATCCCGAGCGGATCACGATGCCCGATATCGACATTGATTTCAGCGACGAGCGGCGCGACGAGGTCATATCCTATGTAGCGGAGAAATACGGCGAAGAGCATGTCGCCCAGATTATTACGTTCGGAACCTTGGCGGCGCGGGCTGCGGTGCGCGATGTGGGACGGGCGCTGAACCTGCCCTACGGAGAGGTGGACAAAGCGGCGAAGCTGATCCCTGGGACACTCGGCATCAGCATCGCGCGGGCGCTTGAGAGCAGTCCGGATCTCAAGGCGCTGTACCAAGGCAATCCGAAGACCCGGGATCTGCTGGACATGGCGATGAAGGTGGAGGGCATGCCAAGACATGCCTCGACGCATGCCGCCGGGGTCGTCATTTCCCGGGGGCCGCTTACCGATGCCGTCCCGCTGCAGGAGGGCAATGAGGGAACGGCCTTGACCCAATATTCGATGGAGCACTTGGAGAGCATAGGGCTGCTGAAGATGGATTTTCTGGGCCTCAGAACGCTATCGATTATCGAGCGGTGCATGAACTGGATCGGACAGATGACCGGCAGCACGCCGGATTTCCGGGAGATCCCCGATGACGACGAAGCGACGTATGCGATGCTGGGCCACGGTGAGACGACGGGCGTGTTCCAACTGGAGTCGGCGGGCATTCGCCGGGTACTCAAGGATCTGAAGCCGACCGTGTTCGAAGATATCATTTCGGTGCTGGCGCTGTACCGGCCGGGTCCGATGGAATTTATTCCGAAATATATTCAGGGCAAGCACGGGCTTGCCGAAGTGGAATATCCCCACCCCGATCTAATCCCGATCCTGTCCGATACTTACGGCATTATCGTCTATCAGGAGCAGATCATGCAGATCGCATCGGCGATGGCCGGATTTTCGCTTGGCGAAGCGGATTTGCTGCGCAGAGCCGTATCCAAGAAGAAGCGCGAGACGCTGGACCGCGAGCGCGGCCATTTTGTGAAGGGAAGCCTGAAGCATGGCTACGGGGAGGCCGACGCGAACGCGGTCTACGACATGATCGTGCGCTTTGCCGATTACGGCTTCCCCCGCGCCCATGCCGCAGCTTACGGCGTGCTGGCCTTCCAGACGGCGTACCTCAAGGCCCATTATCCGGTGCAGTTCATGGCCTCGATGCTGACGGCGGTGACGGGCGTTCACCGCAAGGTGGCGGAGTATGTGCTGGAATGCTGGCGCATGGGGATTGGCGTACTGCCGCCGGATGTGAACTTGAGCGGCGTGCTGTTCACGCCGGTGGACGGCGGCAGCGGCTCGGGCGGACATATCCGCTTCGGGCTGGCAGCGATTAAGAATGTCGGTACGCTGGCCGTGGAGAGCATACTGGAAGCCCGGAAGGAGCGGCCCTTTGACAGCCTGCTCGATTTCTGCCGCCGCGTTGATCTGAGGGTCTGCAACAAGCG is a genomic window of Paenibacillus durus ATCC 35681 containing:
- a CDS encoding glycosyltransferase family 2 protein, coding for MEQEEYMRQASRRLMDRVSLKLEGGPVAEEDLLEKCAAYIQQEQPEAREALTSLSQVIARQAAGKDALEVLRFYLDSQFGLGDSKEAVLLETKLAALRDRSKSEAQSGVVPKISVIITTYNRKDFLRQAVESILAQDYPNKEIVVIDDASTDGTEVLMKEHFGDEPRVIYMRNETNRGPGANRLAAFTAHGDGEYVLFLDDDDYLIDSGYFSRAAAFHESRPGLSFVAANVFLEYSASQRLKLQEIGLSEVTDRRTYFLNFERPGYGKPASTLTTLFRREALINMDILQMNMVNDASIYLRSLLVGDAGFIDAVVGVYRIHGNNITFNLSRDFLVRNLEEKRSIRNLAIERYSYQKNEMNRWFNNTAYDTIVYYLWNSAKTKDDFMYMYQWIRSNCPDIYGKIKQEFRVRLIKKQILQVPFIRKLIRR
- a CDS encoding polysaccharide pyruvyl transferase family protein; its protein translation is MKRIMIHAYTKLNLGDDLFIKVLCERYPDTRFILPARKEYKQCLASLPNLSVYPIESVWVRGVRKLLKKLDDVDLQKILLKRLAGRCDGVVQVGGSMYMQGESWKRDYSWKLDVFDTKKPFYVLGANFGPYKDDLFYEKYRELFSTYTDICFRDQYSHELYKDLGNVRLAPDIIFQHPQEAHPESGKHIVISVIKPSARDSLKDLDSMYYNKIKDIAVAFIQEGHEVKLMSFCKHEGDEDAASAILSLIPQPYADHASLYFYKTNLEEAIGILASSSMIIATRFHAMILGWVFGKPVFPVAYSDKTINVMNDAHFTGAYADLKTMESLEPESVVRSFDTNRLNVSVLARQAEKHFEKLDHYLGKSKNAEEAAAITPAVFARRGHES
- a CDS encoding DNA polymerase III subunit alpha, coding for MSPFVHLHVHSEYSLLDGAARIADLVRRAGEHGMKSLALTDHGVMYGAIPFYKACKENGIKPIIGCEAYLTAGSRRERGSRKDPPIYHLILLARNEEGYRNLMRLVSIGQLEGYHYKPRIDMEALAAHAEGLICLSSCLGGEVPQHLLHGRDGEAKKAALRYKEIFGEYFYLELQDHGMPEQKRVNPKLIALAEETGIPLVATNDVHYLSREDSEVQDVLICIGTGKTVDDEERLQIGTDQLYLKSGEEMAALFPHVPEAIANTAVIADKCNLELEFGRHILPAYSPLPGGLDAAAYLRRLCEAGLQERYGDTPRWSSDQERGRAEERLAYELGVIETMGFSDYFLIVWDFIAFCHKQGIATGPGRGSSAGSLTAYCLRITDVDPLKYNLLFERFLNPERITMPDIDIDFSDERRDEVISYVAEKYGEEHVAQIITFGTLAARAAVRDVGRALNLPYGEVDKAAKLIPGTLGISIARALESSPDLKALYQGNPKTRDLLDMAMKVEGMPRHASTHAAGVVISRGPLTDAVPLQEGNEGTALTQYSMEHLESIGLLKMDFLGLRTLSIIERCMNWIGQMTGSTPDFREIPDDDEATYAMLGHGETTGVFQLESAGIRRVLKDLKPTVFEDIISVLALYRPGPMEFIPKYIQGKHGLAEVEYPHPDLIPILSDTYGIIVYQEQIMQIASAMAGFSLGEADLLRRAVSKKKRETLDRERGHFVKGSLKHGYGEADANAVYDMIVRFADYGFPRAHAAAYGVLAFQTAYLKAHYPVQFMASMLTAVTGVHRKVAEYVLECWRMGIGVLPPDVNLSGVLFTPVDGGSGSGGHIRFGLAAIKNVGTLAVESILEARKERPFDSLLDFCRRVDLRVCNKRVVESLIQAGAFDSLPGHRAQLLAMLDETVDAAAKWRKEREELQIQLFDDLVEMPNWDIRYPDIPQFTAGQQLELERELLGLYLSGHPLDDFAELLEEPGISRLMDLGEAPDESVTVTAGMVVSVKEIMTKAGKAMAFVEWEDQIERCEVVLFPEVWKRSRALVAKGALLALRAKVQQQDEGFKLLADEVAQLSPETLRGLLQRRAAMAARPQGHGRAAPGGPGAPGAAAAAPAAANGPAAGRSRPAGPQGGPQAPARAARPAAAQPADRPAGQRAYIKITAASEDGGLLPQLKELLQRHPGAVPTLLFYEREQKLIALSDSFRIKPSPELFALVELVLGPGTIRIK
- a CDS encoding YtpI family protein; its protein translation is MILFIKYLLFLLLTLSVLGAAYFSAASRRAASSEERGLKRAVMNILLGSMLVLLALMSMFLFRGSTVSVIVEAVFLVLGAFNVFSGLRSYGYYSGLGKSRPQR
- a CDS encoding YtrH family sporulation protein — its product is MNVFLSKAVLDFFIAFGIVLGGAMLGGIGAVVSLQPPTMTMLDVADRIKIWALAAAVGGTIDPMRVIESNMLGGNLSPAIKQILYLVFAFLGAHMGSELVKWVCGEG
- a CDS encoding lipopolysaccharide biosynthesis protein, which gives rise to MKAKRSILNLVFGLGSQLITIVLSIFIPRLIMINYGSEANGLVSSVVQIIAYLALLEAGVGAASLQALYKPIAQNNRESVNSILSATAMYYKKTGFYYLLSVIAIAAIYPFAVKSELGMWQVMGIVLFNGLGGAINYYYQGKFRVYLQAEGKSYVDTSVVTIGNIINNLVRIVLLLQSVDIVLVQASYFAVTLLQMVAFHIYKNRHYKWLDFNKEPDLAAINQKNFVLVHELSYMIFRNTDVLVLTFFTNLKIVSVYVMYNMIFTIIDNIVNTVNTSVRFALGHSYHEGRAKFIKLYDAYELYFMAFVFSLMTVAYILILPFITLYTSGVNDVDYVLYWIPVLFVVQKLLINARSSANNVINIAGHFKNTLTRTLLESGINLAASLILVQFLGIYGVLLGTVAALLYRSTDIILYANRRLLERSPWITFRRWLTNIAVFIGIIYLNNLVGYSFDSYLSVILGAFVLGIIILPVYIAVASILEREVFMHSLSLFRGLGVKMRAKFVPGKVKVSG